The following proteins are co-located in the Canis lupus dingo isolate Sandy chromosome 31, ASM325472v2, whole genome shotgun sequence genome:
- the YBEY gene encoding endoribonuclease YbeY encodes MSLVLRVPQRAVPVRRAPLRSRVELLRAVLGVRDFDLGLLCVDNEGMQRLNRAYRGDDRPTDVLSFPFHENVKAGELPRPRSRDDYNLGDIVLGVEYVFQRCRGDADYYDALTVTAAHGLCHLLGFTHSTEAEWRKMYQKEKQVLEELSRLTGTRLQPLSRGLF; translated from the exons ATGAGCCTGGTGCTCCGCGTCCCGCAGCGGGCTGTCCCCGTCCGGAGGGCGCCACTCCGCTCCCGGGTGGAGCTGCTGAGGGCCGTGCTGGGCGTGCGGGACTTCGACCTGGGCCTGCTGTGCGTGGACAACGAGGGCATGCAGCGCCTCAATAGGGCCTACCGCGGGGACGACCGCCCCACCGACGTGCTCTCCTTTCCGTTTCACGAG AACGTGAAAGCAGGCGAGCTTCCCCGGCCTCGTTCCCGAGATGACTACAACTTGGGCGACATCGTCCTAGGAGTGGAGTACGTCTTCCAGCGGTGCCGAGGAGACGCGGACTACTATGACGCCCTGACG GTGACTGCCGCCCACGGGCTCTGTCACCTGCTGGGCTTCACACACAGCACAGAGGCCGAGTGGCGAAAG ATgtaccagaaggagaagcaggtccttGAGGAGCTGAGCCGGCTCACGGGGACCAGGCTCCAGCCCCTGAGCCGGGGCCTCTTCTGA